The window TCCACTTGCGGACCGGCTTCCGCGGTTTCCCGCCGAACGTAGCCCAGCCCAATCTTTCTTTCTCCTGCGTCCACGGGGATGACTGCCGTGCTGGTGATCTCGGCCAGCAAGCGGCCATCGGACTCATATTTACCCGGCGGAGCCGGATCGCCTTCAAACTCAAAGCCGGTGAACTGGCGATGCACCTGGCCGCGCGAGCGTATGCGCTCCACAATCTCCTGGCCAATGTAACAGCCTTTGTTGAAGCTGAGCGCTTGCGCCTGGCCGGTTTCCTGGGGCAAGTCACGGTCGCGGATGTCCTGGCCATATTGCGGGACGCCTTGCAGAATTCGCCACCATTCCAGCGCATGTGCTCCAACGGGCTGTGCCCCGGCTTTTACCAGCGAATCCCAAAGCGATTGCTCGCTCGCCGGCCCGCACCATATTTCATACCAGCCCGGCTTGTTTTGCCCGCCGCGAATGATCTCCGCCCCGGGAAAAACTTTGTCGCCAGTGCGGACTTCCCGCGGCTCCATTCCATTTACTTCAAAGCCCGCGTCGGCAAGAACTGTTCCGGCTTGCGGCCCGCAGACGCCAACGGCCACCAGAGCGCCGAATTCCGCCAGCTCAACTTTGTCCATGATGATGAAGCGCTTAATGGCGGTGAGCAGCGGTTCCACCTGTTTGCGATCGGTCTCCAGCAAGTAAGTTTCACCGCGATTGAAAATGCATAAGTCGCCCAGGATGCGTCCTTGCGCGTTGAGCACAAAATTGTAGTTGCCGCGGTCCTGCGCCAGGTCGCGGACGTTGTTGGTCACCATGTTGTGCAGCCAGCGGGTGCGGTCTTTGCCGCCGGCGATGATGCGCGCTCGCCAGCCCAGATCAAAAGCTCCGCAGGCAGTCCTCAGCGCCCGGAGTTCTGAGCCGGAATCGCCAAAGCTGAGCGGGGTTTCCACGCCCAAGTATTCGCCCCACTGGGCGCGGGGCAAGGAGAGCCGCTGCTGGATGGTCGTCTCTGTCATGGATGCCAAAATGAAAGCCGAATAACTGATTATAGCGAACCCGCTGCCTGAACCCTCGCGGCAAGGCGGCCTGCCATCACTTGCATAAGGCGAGGCCGCGCCGGAGAATGGAACTGATGCCTGCACAACCCGGCTCCAACCCCGAGCAACCCAGCAAGCCAAGCCCCAAAGATGCCAAGTCGGTATGGGTGGGCGCAGAGCGGTACATCCAGTTGGGGATGACTCTTCCGGCGGCCACGGTGATTGGCTGGCTGCTGGGCGAACTGCTGCAGCGCTGGCTGCACTGGGACTGGCTGCCCCTGGGAGGCCTGATCTTTGGGATCATTGCAGGATTTGTGTATTTCATCCGCACCGCCATGTCTGAGGAGTTCAAAGATTGAGCGGCCCTGGACCAACCGGTGACGCCCCTGCGGACAAAGTGGCGGCGGATTTGCCAGCCCAAGCCCAGCCGTCAGAGACGCCGGACACCTTCCATCTCATCATCTATCGCCGGCTGGTGATCTTTATGGTGGCGCTGGCCGCGGCCGGATTGCCCGTCATCGCGATCAAATTCGGGGCAGGACTGGCGCTGAGTTTCCTCGCCGGGACCGTCATCGCGATCGTGAATTTTCACTGGCTGCGGCGCACCATTGAGGCCATGGCCGACCGCGTTGGAGCCACGGGAAGAGGGCCGTCGCGCGCCGGCGTGGTGTTCCGTTTCCTGCTCCGCTACTTTTTGATCGCCCTGGTTGGCTATGTTATATTGAATAGTTCTGCCAACAACTTGTACGGTCTCTTTGCGGGGTTGTCTCTGCCAGTTGGAGCAATCTTGATGGAAGCTGCGTATGAAACCTACAAGGCGCTCCGGACAGGATTCTAATCTCCAGGACTAAGCTGACGAATGCAGGAACAACTGTGGTTCACTGAAATCCTCAACCGGGCCGTGGGTGGCCCCGTGAACGCCCTTCTTGAGAAGCTGCCGGCGCCGTTTCATCCTGCCGACGCGGCCACTCCCATTACCAATGCGGTAGCCATGGAAGTCCTGGTAGTGGGCTTCATCCTGCTGCTGTTCCTGCTGGTGCGGTCAGGCCTCTCCGTGGACAAGCCCGGCAAACTGCAACACATGTTCGAAATGTTGCACGGCTTTATCGCTGACCAGTGTGAGAGCATCATTGGACACGGCGGCAAACGCTTTGCTCCATACCTGACTTCGCTGGGATTTCTGATTCTGTTCTGCAACCTGATCGGGCTCATTCCCGGGTTTGAATCGCCCACCGCCGACCCCACGGTCCCCCTGGGCTGCGCTTTCGTCACGTTCATTTTTTACAACCTGCACGGCCTGCGGGAGCAGGGCGTCTGGGGTTACATCAAGCATTTCATGGGTCCGGTGTGGTGGATGGCATGGCTGCTGCTTCCCATTGAGTTGATTAGTCACCTGGCCCGTGTGATGTCGCTCACCATCCGT is drawn from Terriglobia bacterium and contains these coding sequences:
- a CDS encoding folate-binding protein, with protein sequence MTETTIQQRLSLPRAQWGEYLGVETPLSFGDSGSELRALRTACGAFDLGWRARIIAGGKDRTRWLHNMVTNNVRDLAQDRGNYNFVLNAQGRILGDLCIFNRGETYLLETDRKQVEPLLTAIKRFIIMDKVELAEFGALVAVGVCGPQAGTVLADAGFEVNGMEPREVRTGDKVFPGAEIIRGGQNKPGWYEIWCGPASEQSLWDSLVKAGAQPVGAHALEWWRILQGVPQYGQDIRDRDLPQETGQAQALSFNKGCYIGQEIVERIRSRGQVHRQFTGFEFEGDPAPPGKYESDGRLLAEITSTAVIPVDAGERKIGLGYVRRETAEAGPQVDLNGHQARIVVLPFAI
- a CDS encoding AtpZ/AtpI family protein — protein: MPAQPGSNPEQPSKPSPKDAKSVWVGAERYIQLGMTLPAATVIGWLLGELLQRWLHWDWLPLGGLIFGIIAGFVYFIRTAMSEEFKD
- a CDS encoding ATP synthase subunit I; translated protein: MSGPGPTGDAPADKVAADLPAQAQPSETPDTFHLIIYRRLVIFMVALAAAGLPVIAIKFGAGLALSFLAGTVIAIVNFHWLRRTIEAMADRVGATGRGPSRAGVVFRFLLRYFLIALVGYVILNSSANNLYGLFAGLSLPVGAILMEAAYETYKALRTGF
- the atpB gene encoding F0F1 ATP synthase subunit A, producing MQEQLWFTEILNRAVGGPVNALLEKLPAPFHPADAATPITNAVAMEVLVVGFILLLFLLVRSGLSVDKPGKLQHMFEMLHGFIADQCESIIGHGGKRFAPYLTSLGFLILFCNLIGLIPGFESPTADPTVPLGCAFVTFIFYNLHGLREQGVWGYIKHFMGPVWWMAWLLLPIELISHLARVMSLTIRLYANIFAGDMVTLAFFTLVPVGIPVIFLLLHVGVSFLQTYIFILLTTIYLQGAVSHEH